In one Anticarsia gemmatalis isolate Benzon Research Colony breed Stoneville strain chromosome 9, ilAntGemm2 primary, whole genome shotgun sequence genomic region, the following are encoded:
- the LOC142975419 gene encoding UDP-glycosyltransferase UGT5-like: MKYIVLLALIVACESYNILVLLPYPGKSHHMVFEPLLDELTTRGHNLTVVSFFPSTKVNKNRRDVSLVEFARLNVEIVDLQTCDCTPNFLLKFIHHVQTVHSFTKASVELCEKLINSQVFEEFVKAEGNYDVILVEHFNSDCMLGLVHNYGLPSVGLMSCTLMPWTPSWIGGDDNPATFPSMMQPFTEDMTFMEMVENFIDIMFNKYWHSYYVGIKERSMLEARLGRTLPSLNEVAGNTSVVLVNTYHALNGVRVLPPSVIEVGGIHLHNRSIKPLPSDIEEWVIESRHGAILFSFGSLIKGSTMPRKQLEAILKVFARLPQRIVWKWEGDTIKNLPDNIMIKRWLPQFDILNHPNCVAFITHGGLLSLTEAVALGVPALIIPVLGDQPGNAAYAKRAGIAEVLPFSEINEYNLYAAMVKVLSPEMSARARSFSELWWDRPLSPMDTAIYYIEKTAKYGRLNMTSHARLLNKPQLLLFYNMEFIVLFVCFLSISLAIYRCCCKTKRVKVKQN, translated from the exons ATGAAATATATCGTGTTACTTGCGTTAATCGTTGCTTGCGAAAGCTATAATATATTGGTGCTGCTCCCTTACCCAGGCAAGAGTCATCACATGGTCTTCGAACCACTCCTCGACGAGCTTACAACACGAGGGCATAATCTTACCGTCGTCTCCTTCTTCCCTTCcacaaaagttaataaaaaccgGCGGGATGTCAGCCTAGTAGAGTTTGCGCGTCTAAACGTCGAAATAGTAGATCTACAAACTTGCGATTGCACTCCAAATTTCTTGCTGAAATTCATTCACCACGTCCAAACAGTGCACAGTTTTACTAAAGCTAGTGTGGAACTTTgtgaaaagttaataaattctCAAGTCTTTGAAGAGTTCGTGAAAGCTGAAGGGAATTATGACGTTATTTTGGTAGAGCATTTCAATAGCGATTGTATGCTCGGCCTGGTTCATAACTATGGGTTACCTTCGGTTGGTCTGATGTCGTGTACCTTGATGCCTTGGACACCGTCATGGATCGGAGGTGATGACAACCCGGCGACGTTCCCGAGCATGATGCAGCCTTTCACGGAAGACATGACGTTTATGGAGATGGTTGAAAATTTCATcgatattatgtttaataagtATTGGCATTCTTATTATGTGGGTATCAAGGAGCGAAGTATGTTGGAAGCGAGACTAGGACGGACACTGCCTTCTTTGAATGAAGTCGCTGGCAATACTAGTGTTGTGCTTGTGAATACATACCACGCTTTGAACGGCGTAAGAGTTTTGCCTCCATCAGTTATCGAAGTCGGGGGTATCCACCTTCACAACAGGAGCATAAAACCACTCCCCTCG GATATCGAGGAATGGGTAATAGAATCAAGGCACGGTGCCATCCTCTTCAGTTTTGGTTCCTTGATAAAAGGTTCAACGATGCCGCGCAAACAGTTGGAGGCCATATTGAAAGTTTTCGCGCGTTTACCACAACGCATCGTTTGGAAATGGGAAGGAGACACCATAAAGAATCTACCCGATAATATTATGATCAAACGTTGGTTGCCTCAGTTCGATATATTGA ATCACCCTAACTGTGTAGCGTTTATAACCCACGGTGGTCTACTAAGTCTGACAGAAGCAGTAGCGTTAGGAGTACCTGCTCTCATCATACCAGTGCTAGGTGATCAGCCCGGAAATGCCGCGTACGCGAAACGAGCTGGAATCGCCGAAGTACTGCCTTTCAGtgaaattaatgaatataatCTGTATGCCGCGATGGTGAAAGTTTTGTCGCCAGA gaTGAGTGCGCGAGCCAGATCATTTAGCGAGCTCTGGTGGGACCGTCCACTATCACCGATGGACACAGCTATCTACTACATAGAGAAGACGGCAAAATATGGCCGCCTCAACATGACGTCACACGCCCGTCTTTTAAACAAACCACAACTcttgttattttacaatatgGAGTTTATTGTTCTATTTGTCTGTTTTTTAAGTATTAGTTTAGCTATTTATAGGTGTTGTTGTAAAACGAAAAGGGTTAAAGTTAAACagaattga
- the LOC142975422 gene encoding uncharacterized protein LOC142975422 isoform X1: MATDEQHLSLTWDAFQNNICSGLSALQQRGEFVDMTLAADGHHVKVHQIVMSLVSPYIKDLITTAKCTHPVIFLNNISYTTLCALMQYIYTGEVLVPKDMLPDLLAAGRALQIRGLRDVASHDTSQEEITDSSPPKKILLKKFQQIQNKLDNEIEEIIEERLDEDMEEEIKPVEIFVPDNIEDTDDTDRSDTPIHPMESSMARDDTINNEQLLVPPKAYNIKGNIQYSMSNQAGLQVIINRYIYNLKYVQKNLDRYWRCVDYAYRKCPASVYTNNKNQVLKRKSDHNHPFHDKKIMKKVQLGTVYTAMDEAESQAKAKKNATNVEEVRCPSPPKETNHEETE; this comes from the exons ATGGCCACGGACGAACAACATTTGTCTTTAACCTGGGATGCTTTCCAGAACAATATTTGTTCTGGTCTTAGCGCTCTGCAGCAG cgCGGCGAGTTCGTTGACATGACTCTAGCAGCCGACGGTCATCATGTGAAAGTCCATCAGATAGTCATGTCACTTGTGAGTCCTTACATCAAGGATCTCATCACTACTGCTAAGTGTACACATCCAGTCATCTTTCTCAAT AATATATCGTACACAACCTTATGTGCTTTAATGCAGTATATATACACGGGAGAAGTATTGGTGCCCAAAGACATGCTACCTGATTTATTAGCAGCAGGGAGAGCATTACAAATAAGAGGACTGAGAGATGTG GCTAGCCATGACACATCTCAAGAAGAAATTACAGACTCAAGTCCACCAAAGAAAATCTTGTTAAAGAAGTTTCAacagatacaaaataaattggataATGAAATTGAGGAAATAATAGAGGAAAGACTGGACGAGGACATGGAAGAAGAGATTAAACCTGTAGA AATTTTCGTCCCTGATAATATTGAAGACACAGACGACACAGATAGATCCGATACTCCTATACACCCAATGGAGAGTTCAATGGCTCGCGATGACACTATCAATAATGAGCAGTTACTTGTACCGCCTAAGGCATATA ATATCAAAGGAAATATACAATACAGTATGTCGAACCAGGCCGGCTtgcaagtaataataaacagatatatttacaatttgaaGTATGTACAAAAGAACCTCGATAGATATTGGCGATGCGTTGACTATGCTTACAGAAAATGTCCGGCTAGTGTCTATACTAATAACAAGAATCAAGTTTTAAAAAG GAAAAGCGACCACAATCATCCGTTtcacgataaaaaaataatgaagaagGTTCAACTCGGCACTGTTTACACTGCTATGGACGAAGCTGAGAGTCAAGCTAAAGCCAAAAAGAACGCTACCAATGTTGAAGAAGTGAGATGCCCCAGCCCCCCAAAAGAAACTAATCACGAAGAAAccgaataa
- the TfIIEbeta gene encoding transcription factor IIEbeta, whose protein sequence is MDPALLREREAFKKKALATPSVEKKKTKEPDSSFKDDSKKSKSKSSSSVSTAPKLDATNYKTMPGSSSYRFGVLAKVVRHMRARHQEGDDHPLTLDEVLDETNQLDVGNKVKQWLQTEALQNNPKIEVTPDSKYIFKPVYKIKDKKSLLRLLKQHDLKGLGGILLEDVQESLPHCERALKSLAQEILYITRPTDKKKILFYNDKTATLDVDEEFVKLWRATAVDAMDDAKIEEYLEKQGIKSMQDHGPRKPVVPKRKKNASKRRLHKKPRDNEHLADVLETYEDNTLTQKGVTIK, encoded by the exons ATGGATCCCGCTTTGCTCCGGGAACGTGAAGCGTTCAAGAAAAAGGCACTTGCTACACCGAG tgTTGAGAAGAAAAAGACCAAGGAACCAGACTCCTCTTTCAAAGATGACAGCAAGAAGTCAAAATCTAAATCATCAAGCTCGGTCAGTACTGCACCGAAGCTTGATGCTACTAA CTACAAAACCATGCCGGGTAGCTCATCCTACCGGTTTGGTGTTCTGGCCAAAGTAGTGAGGCATATGAGAGCCAGACATCAGGAAGGAGATGATCACCCTCTCACACTTGACGAAGTTCTAGATGAGACTAACCAGCTAGATGTAGGCAACAAAGTCAAACAG TGGCTGCAAACAGAAGCTCTTCAAAACAATCCTAAGATAGAGGTCACACCAGATTCCAAGTACATTTTTAAGCCAgtctataaaattaaagataagAAGTCACTATTGAG GTTACTAAAACAACATGATCTGAAAGGCCTAGGTGGTATTTTACTGGAAGATGTTCAAGAATCTTTGCCCCACTGTGAAAGAGCTTTGAAAAGTTTGGCACaagaaattttatacataactagGCCCACagacaaaaagaaaatattgttctataatGATAAGACTGCTACTTTAGAT GTTGATGAAGAATTCGTGAAACTTTGGCGCGCAACGGCTGTTGATGCTATGGATGACGCGAAAATTGAGGAATATCTAGAAAAACAAGGTATCAAATCTATGCAAGATCATGGTCCAAGGAAACCTGTAGTTCCTAAACGTAAGAAAAATGCGTCAAAACGACGTCTACACAAGAAACCCAGGGACAACGAGCATTTGGCTGATGTGCTTGAAACCTATGAAGACAATACTTTGACACAAAAAGGTGTtactattaagtaa
- the LOC142975429 gene encoding uncharacterized protein LOC142975429 — MSQSQFSLLWNAHKKNICSGLSSLQQNGEFVDMTLAADGHLVKVHQVIIALASPFIKELISTAKCPHPVIFLNKVSYTTLCSILEYVYTGEVLVSTDNLNEFLEAGKELHIKGLEDMKIHETVSYNELSQNENDTDCNMETLNDDICYFEISNVKGSDDTKYTISTIREGDLDSSKALSANEEALYTTDGNEDDSMMDGTKQEYEKEESLDKNVSVIQYTVSNQGSLQMILNRYMYYLKHTNRNNSRQWRCVDYLNNIKCPAHVVTKDDVVLQRIAAHIHPFHDKKILKKVRANAVYSAISEAEQEGQNKKNLVYAE; from the exons atGTCTCAATCTCAGTTTTCGTTGTTATGGAACGCGCATAAGAAAAACATATGTAGCGGGCTGAGCAGTTTGCAGCAG aATGGTGAGTTTGTGGATATGACTCTGGCTGCAGACGGCCATTTAGTGAAGGTACATCAAGTAATCATCGCGCTCGCAAGCCCCTTTATCAAAGAACTGATATCTACTGCTAAATGCCCCCATCCGGTCATTTTCCTTAac AAAGTATCATATACAACTTTATGCTCTATATTAGAGTATGTGTATACTGGGGAAGTGCTGGTATCTACAGACAATTTGAATGAGTTTTTAGAAGCAGGCAAAGAACTACACATCAAAGGACTTGAAGAtatg AAAATACATGAAACAGTAAGTTACAATGAATTATCACAGAATGAAAACGACACTGATTGCAATATGGAGACTTTAAATGatgatatttgttattttgaaatatcaaaTGTCAAGGGATCAGATGACACTAAATATACTATATCTACTATTAG GGAAGGTGACTTAGACAGCAGCAAAGCATTAAGCGCAAATGAAGAGGCATTATACACCACAGACGGCAATGAAGACGACTCAATGATGGATGGAACCAAACAAGAATATGAAAAAGAAGAATCATTGGACAAGA ATGTAAGCGTAATACAATACACGGTATCGAACCAAGGCTCGCTTCAGATGATACTGAACAGATACATGTACTACTTGAAGCATACGAACAGAAACAACTCGCGACAGTGGCGCTGCGTCGACTATCTCAACAATATCAAGTGTCCAGCACATGTTGTTACCAAAGATGATGTTGTTTTGCAAAG aatcGCGGCCCACATTCACCCGTTCCATGATAAGAAGATATTGAAGAAAGTGCGCGCAAACGCTGTGTACTCCGCCATCAGTGAGGCAGAACAAGAAGGTCAGAATAAAAAGAACCTGGTTTACGCAGAATGA
- the LOC142975422 gene encoding uncharacterized protein LOC142975422 isoform X2: MATDEQHLSLTWDAFQNNICSGLSALQQRGEFVDMTLAADGHHVKVHQIVMSLVSPYIKDLITTAKCTHPVIFLNASHDTSQEEITDSSPPKKILLKKFQQIQNKLDNEIEEIIEERLDEDMEEEIKPVEIFVPDNIEDTDDTDRSDTPIHPMESSMARDDTINNEQLLVPPKAYNIKGNIQYSMSNQAGLQVIINRYIYNLKYVQKNLDRYWRCVDYAYRKCPASVYTNNKNQVLKRKSDHNHPFHDKKIMKKVQLGTVYTAMDEAESQAKAKKNATNVEEVRCPSPPKETNHEETE, from the exons ATGGCCACGGACGAACAACATTTGTCTTTAACCTGGGATGCTTTCCAGAACAATATTTGTTCTGGTCTTAGCGCTCTGCAGCAG cgCGGCGAGTTCGTTGACATGACTCTAGCAGCCGACGGTCATCATGTGAAAGTCCATCAGATAGTCATGTCACTTGTGAGTCCTTACATCAAGGATCTCATCACTACTGCTAAGTGTACACATCCAGTCATCTTTCTCAAT GCTAGCCATGACACATCTCAAGAAGAAATTACAGACTCAAGTCCACCAAAGAAAATCTTGTTAAAGAAGTTTCAacagatacaaaataaattggataATGAAATTGAGGAAATAATAGAGGAAAGACTGGACGAGGACATGGAAGAAGAGATTAAACCTGTAGA AATTTTCGTCCCTGATAATATTGAAGACACAGACGACACAGATAGATCCGATACTCCTATACACCCAATGGAGAGTTCAATGGCTCGCGATGACACTATCAATAATGAGCAGTTACTTGTACCGCCTAAGGCATATA ATATCAAAGGAAATATACAATACAGTATGTCGAACCAGGCCGGCTtgcaagtaataataaacagatatatttacaatttgaaGTATGTACAAAAGAACCTCGATAGATATTGGCGATGCGTTGACTATGCTTACAGAAAATGTCCGGCTAGTGTCTATACTAATAACAAGAATCAAGTTTTAAAAAG GAAAAGCGACCACAATCATCCGTTtcacgataaaaaaataatgaagaagGTTCAACTCGGCACTGTTTACACTGCTATGGACGAAGCTGAGAGTCAAGCTAAAGCCAAAAAGAACGCTACCAATGTTGAAGAAGTGAGATGCCCCAGCCCCCCAAAAGAAACTAATCACGAAGAAAccgaataa